CCCGGCCTCGGATAGCCGGGCAGGCGCGGCGCGTCAGCGAAGAAGCCGACGTCGACGCCGTTGGGGATCTCGACAGCGTCGGACCCCAGCGCCTCCATCTGCCAGCGCCGGGCGAGATCGGACACGGCGATACGGCCGACGATCTTCTCGTGGTACGGGCGCAGGATGCCCTGGAAGACCGACAAGGTCAGCGATTTCGTGGTCGACGTGTGGAACGTCGCGACGATCGGACCCTCAGCGGCCTGCAGTGCCAGCATCGACAGGCTCGGCGCGTTCGGTTCGTGCAGGTGCAACACGTCGAAGTCGCCGTTGACCAACCATTTCTTGACCAGGCGGTGGGTGGCGGGGCCGAATCGCAGCCGCGCCACCGAACCGTTGTAGGGAATCGGCACCGCGCGCCCGCCGGAGACGACGTAGTCGGGCAGATCGACGTGCGGCGAGGACGGCGCCAGCACGCTCACCTCGTGTCCGCGACCCCGCATGACCTCTGCCAGCTGCAGGACGTGGGACTGCACCCCGCCCGGCACGTCGAACGAGTACGGGCACACCATCCCGATGCGCATCGCTAACCGGCTCCGGCCAGTTTGGCGCGGCGCGCGTCGGACAGGTCGGCCAGCCACTGCGGTTGCAGCATGTGCCAATCCTCGGGGTGCTTGGCGATGTTGATCGCGAACTGGTCGGCCAGCGCCTGGGTGATCGCCCCGACGTCGCCGCCTGAGGTGTCGAGCGGTGCGAAGACCTGCATGCCCCAGCCGTCGTCGTCGAACCAGCAGTGCACCGGCAGCAGCGCCGCCCCGGTCTCACACGCCAGCTTCGCCGGTCCCGCGGGCATCCGGGTGGGCTCGCCGAAGAAGTCGACCGCGACGCCGTGACGGGTCAGGTCGCGTTCGGCCATCAGGCACACCACCCGGTTGGCGCGCAACCGGTCTCGCAGCAGCTGATACGGCGGGCGCTCACCCCCGGACAGCGGGATCACCTCGAAGCCGAGGCTTTCGCGGTAGGCGACGAAGCGGTTGAACAGCGACTCGGGCCGCAGCCGTTCGGCCACCGTGGTGAACGTGCCGTGGTTCTGCACCAGCCACACCCCGGCCATATCCCAGTTGCCGCTGTGCGGCAGTGCCACGACGGCGCCGCGGCCGGCCTCGAGTGCATCCCAGACGTGTTGGATGCCATCGACGGTGAGCTCCCGTCCCAGCTCGCGGTGGTCCATCGCCGGCAGCCGGAACGCTTCGCGCCAGTACCGGGCGTACGACGCGAGCGATGCGCGCATCAACTCGTCGGGCACGTCGGCCGGCGCGACGCCCGTGACCCTGGCGAGGTTCTTGCGCAGCTGCTCGGGGCCGCCGTTGCGCGCCGAGTACCTGGCCCCGGCGTCGAACATGGTGCGCACCGCGGTATCCGGTAGGGCTCGGACCACCCGCCAGCCGGCGGCGTACCCCCAGTCCTTCAGCTTGTCGGTGCCGGGCGGCCGGCCGCCGAGTGCGGTCACTGTTGGTCCGCCGCCGGCTTCTCCCCGCCCGGGGGCTGGAGCCGGTCCATCGCACCGGGCGAGGTCCGCACCGTGTGCACGCGCTGGAGCACGGTGACCACGCTCGCCACGGCGAGGAGCCACATCGCCACCGGCAGCAGCCACGGGATGTGCAGGAACCACACCCCGGATAGGCCGGCGCCGGTGATCACGATCACCAGCCGCTCGGGGCGCTCGATGAAGCCGCCGTCCCCGCGCAGCCCGCTGGCCTCGGCGCGCGCCTTGATGTAGGAGATGACCTGCGAGGTGATCAGGCAGATCAAGGTCGCCACCACCAGCGACGGGCTGTCCATGCCGAAGGCCGCCCACCACAGCAGGCCCGCGAAGATCGCACCGTCGGCGATTCGGTCGCAGGTGGCGTCGAGCA
Above is a window of Mycolicibacterium baixiangningiae DNA encoding:
- a CDS encoding phosphatidylinositol mannoside acyltransferase codes for the protein MTALGGRPPGTDKLKDWGYAAGWRVVRALPDTAVRTMFDAGARYSARNGGPEQLRKNLARVTGVAPADVPDELMRASLASYARYWREAFRLPAMDHRELGRELTVDGIQHVWDALEAGRGAVVALPHSGNWDMAGVWLVQNHGTFTTVAERLRPESLFNRFVAYRESLGFEVIPLSGGERPPYQLLRDRLRANRVVCLMAERDLTRHGVAVDFFGEPTRMPAGPAKLACETGAALLPVHCWFDDDGWGMQVFAPLDTSGGDVGAITQALADQFAINIAKHPEDWHMLQPQWLADLSDARRAKLAGAG
- the pgsA gene encoding phosphatidylinositol phosphate synthase, encoding MSNFYLMTRAAYTKLSRPVAKAALRVGFTPDSITILGTAGTVLAALTLFPIGQLWWGAFAVAVFVLADMLDGAMARLSGGGTPFGAVLDATCDRIADGAIFAGLLWWAAFGMDSPSLVVATLICLITSQVISYIKARAEASGLRGDGGFIERPERLVIVITGAGLSGVWFLHIPWLLPVAMWLLAVASVVTVLQRVHTVRTSPGAMDRLQPPGGEKPAADQQ